The following proteins come from a genomic window of Terriglobales bacterium:
- a CDS encoding AMP-binding protein: MNFLENIFRRLAADPVRPVLAEVREGKIVSANAGEVLAQVRAARGFLRSQGARKGDRCALLAHNSMRWTALDLALMAEGVIVVPLYARQAPTELVGMMKDCGAALVLCGDVALRDAVAREWPEAPRQCLFDEVFTAAPIAEDAPLPRTDADAVTIIYTSGTSGEPKGVILNTGNLNHMVPCTVGRLDRLMRTRTVQDAPKEWCLTMEAADPARRRAEQRRNYPSADRI, translated from the coding sequence GTCCGTGAGGGCAAGATCGTCAGCGCGAATGCGGGCGAAGTGCTGGCGCAAGTGCGGGCGGCGCGGGGATTCCTGCGCTCGCAGGGCGCGAGAAAAGGCGACCGCTGCGCCCTGCTGGCGCACAACAGCATGCGCTGGACGGCGCTGGACCTGGCGCTGATGGCGGAAGGCGTGATCGTCGTGCCGCTATACGCACGGCAGGCACCGACGGAACTGGTGGGCATGATGAAGGACTGCGGCGCGGCGCTCGTCCTTTGCGGCGACGTGGCGCTGCGCGATGCCGTTGCGCGCGAGTGGCCGGAAGCTCCGCGGCAATGCCTCTTCGATGAAGTCTTCACCGCTGCGCCCATCGCCGAGGATGCGCCTCTGCCACGGACCGACGCCGATGCGGTGACTATCATCTATACCTCGGGCACCTCGGGCGAGCCCAAGGGCGTGATCTTGAACACGGGCAACCTAAACCACATGGTGCCTTGCACCGTTGGCCGCCTGGACAGGCTGATGAGAACGAGAACCGTGCAGGACGCACCCAAAGAGTGGTGTCTGACCATGGAGGCAGCCGATCCCGCGCGGAGACGTGCAGAGCAACGCAGGAACTATCCTTCAGCTGACCGCATCA